Genomic window (Streptomyces sp. NBC_01431):
GGCGTCCGCGGGCTGGAGACCCTGGGCCATCACCCGCATGATCTCGCCGAGCTGGTTCACCTGCTGCGGGGTCAGCCGGTCGAACATCGCCTGCCGCACGGCGGTCACGTGCCCCGGTGCGGCCCGCTCCAGGACCCCCAAGCCCGCCTCCGTCAGCGTCGCCAGCTGGCCCCGCTTGTCCGAGGGGCAGTCCTCGCGCCGCACCCACCCGTTCTTCTCCAGGCGCGCTATCGCGTGCGAGAGCCGCGAGCGGGTGATCTTGGCGCTCTTCGCCAGCTCGGTCATCCGCATCCGGTGCCGCGGTGCCT
Coding sequences:
- a CDS encoding MarR family winged helix-turn-helix transcriptional regulator codes for the protein MTTAPNWLSDEEQRTWRAYLHATTLLEDHLDRQLQRDAGMPHIYYGLLVQLSQAPRHRMRMTELAKSAKITRSRLSHAIARLEKNGWVRREDCPSDKRGQLATLTEAGLGVLERAAPGHVTAVRQAMFDRLTPQQVNQLGEIMRVMAQGLQPADAKADLPWLR